A region of the Kribbella sp. NBC_01245 genome:
GAGCGCGCCCATCCCCTCAAACCCAGCTGGAGCTCTGCCTGTGACCGACCTCGTCTTCGAGTTCGAAGCCACCGACGAAACCCGCGCCTGACCTTGACGTCCTCGGCCTCCCAGGTGTCCTCGGCGTCGTTGGCCTCCCAGCGCGTGCGAGTGGCCGTCATTGGTGGCGGTCAGGCGGGGCTCGCGACCGGGTTCTACCTGCGCCGGGCGGGGCTCGTCCCTGGTGTGGACTTCGTGATCCTCGATGCGGCCGAGCAGCCGGGCGGCGCGTGGGCGCGGATGTGGCCGACGCTGCGCACCTTCTCCCCCGCCCAGTACTCGTCGCTACCCGGCTGGATGATGCCCTCGTACGCCGGGTATCCGCCGGCCGGACACGTCGTCGACTACCTCACGCGGTATGAGGAGCGGTACGACTTGTCGGTCCAGCGCCCCGTACGCGTCCATCGCGTCGAACGGGCCGACGGCGGCCTGCTCGTACGTACCGACAAGGGTGATTGGCTCGCCGAACACGTCGTCTCGGCGACAGGCACTTGGTCGCGCCCCTTCTTCCCGACGTACCCGGGTCGCTTTCGCGGCCAGCAACTCCACACCGCCCAATACCACCGGGCCGCCGACTTCGCCGGCCAACGAGTCGCCATCATCGGCGGCGGAAACTCGGCCGCCCAAATCCTCGCCGAGGTGTCCGCGGTAGCCGATACAACCTGGCTGACCCAACGCCCACCCCGCTTCCTCCCGGATGACGTCGACGGGCGCGCCCTCTTCAACCTCGCCACCGCCCGCCGCCAGGCCCTCGCAACACCAGCCGGCTCGACGACCTCAACCAGTACAACGGCCTCAGCGAGTACAACGGCCTCAGCGAGTACGACGGCCGCGGGCAGTACGACGGCCGCGGGCGTTGGCGGCCTTGGCGACATCGTCATGGTCGAGGCCGTCCGCGAAGCCCGCGCCCGCGGCGTACTGGACGCACACCCGATGCTCACCCACCTGACCGACACGGGCTTCTCCTTGCCCGACGGCACCGACCAGCAGGTCGACACCATCATCTGGTGCACCGGGTTCCGCCCCGCCCTCGCCCACCTCGCCCCGCTCGCCCTCCGCGAACGCGACGGCCGCATCGCCACCGCCGAAACCCAAGCCCTGAGGGAATCCCGGCTCCACTTGGTCGGCTACGGCGACTGGACCGGTCCAGCCTCCGCCACCCTCATCGGCGTAGGCCAAACCACCCGCCCCCTGGCCGCCGCCCTGACCAATTGAGGTGGCAGACGCGCCGAACGGCGGTAGCCGCACTCGGGTGAGTGCGGCTACCACTTGTGTACGACGCTCGCGCAACAGCCGGCGGTCGTTCGGCTTCGTTGGTGTTACTTGCCTGCGTTGTAGGCGTTGATGAGGACGGTGCAGGGTGAGACGCCGCCACGGTTCTGGCTGTTGAAGAGAACGCTCGCCTCGACACCACCCGGGAACTTGGCGTGGCAGGTGTTCAGTTCAGTGCCGTTGAACTGCAGCAGACCGTCGTGCCAGTAGATGCCGGTGTTCGATCCACTGTTGGAACCGCCACGCCAGCCCAGCTTCAGGCTGTCCATCTGCAGACGAACGGCGGGCGAGATGATGGTGCCGTGGGCCAGGTGTGCCTGCCAGCGGACCAGGTCCATGGCCGACAGGTGCAGACCACGGTGTCCGGCGCACTGTTCAAAACCCACGCCGCTGAGCTGGTAGAAGACTCCGCCGTTGGCGACGTCGTTCACGTTGTAGGCCAGCGCCGCGGTGGACGGGTTGGCTGAGATACAAGAGGTCGGCGCGATGCCGGCCGGTGCGAGCAGCCGCTCGTTCACGTAGTTCAGAGCCCAGAGACCCGAGTTGGTCGAGGAGACCACCGGCACGCCGCGGTTCGGCTCAACGTCCCGCCACAAGCGCGGGATGATCAGCCGAAGGACGGCGTAGTTCATGTTCGTGTAGAGCCCCGGCGACGGAACCGTCAACTTGAGACCCACAGCGAACTCAACGCCGGTGTATGACTTGTTGTACTGCGCGAGCTGCGCGGCGGTCAGAGTCTGCTCCAGCTGCTCCAGGCCAGAGGTGTGGTTGAGCAGGTGCCGGAAGGTCACCTTGTCCCAACTCGCGTCCGCCTTCTGCTGGAAGCTGAGCGGCAGGAACGGCATGATCGGCGAGTTGACCGTGAGACCCGGCGTCTTCTCGATCAGCTTCTGCACGGCGACCGCGGTGAAGTTCTTGGTGGAACTGGCGATCTCCATCCGGGTGGTCGAGGTGAAGTTGACGTTGCCATCCGGTCCCGTGCGGGCCTTGCCGGCGCTGCCCGAGGTGGCGTACTGGCCGTTCTCGGCGATGGCATACGCGAAGCCGACCGTGTTGCCACCACCGAGCGCCTTGGCGATCGAGGCGCCCATGGCGCTGGTGTCGACGCTCGGATCGACGATGACGTCAGCGGAAGCCTGCGTGGCGGTGGCCCCGATGGCGGTAAGCAGAGCGGCCGCTGTGGCGACCGTGGCAATGGTGCGTCGGATGAACATTTTTCGTTTCCCCCTGGTCCGGCACCGGCTGTCCCGATGTCTCGTCACAACCTTCGCCGTGCAACCACCCTTCACGCATGAGGGACCACCCCTCATCCCCCCAACTGGGGGTACGCACATCTCCATCCCCTGCCCACCATCAGTCCGCGCGCCCGAAGCCTGCACGAGCGGTCTGCCTAGTTCGCTCCCTAGTTCGCTCTTCATGTTCTGCCTCCTTGACGCGCCTCGCCTGGGCCCCGGTTCGGTGGTCCGGGGCCCAGGGTCAGTGGCTCACGGCAACCACCGACACCAACCTCGTCAGTCCGCTCTGGGGAAGCCCGCTGACTAGGTCGGCGCAGAGAATGTACGGCTTTCCGGTGCGGATATCCGGGCAGAAATTGCCTTGTGGATAACGACTTTCGGGTTTGGACCGGTCTGCGCGGTCGACTATAATCGAGCACATGTTCGACACCGACCTGGCTGAGCTGGCCCCCGCGGAGCAACTGTCCGCGCTGGGCCAGTTCCGCCTGGGCCGCAATCGCATGGAGGTCCGCATCCTCGAAGGCATACTCGCCTTCGCCGACAACCATCCCGAGCCGCGCCCCTCCACCACTCGCAGCACCGGCGACCTCACCGCACCCGGCGGCGACGACCCGATCGAGGGGCTGCCGGGCATGGAACGGTTGAAGGTGTACGGCGGCGAGGGCTGCCCGCCAGTAGGCGAGTTCGTAGCCGCGGACCTGGGCGCCGTGCTGGAGATGTCATCGACAGCGGCCGCGGGCCTGCTGGGCGACGCGCTGGGGTTGCGGCACCGGCTGCCGCGGGTGTGGGCCCGGGTGCTGGCCGGTGAGGCACGGGCGTGGCGGGCCTGCCGGATCGCCCGCGCCACCGCGGCCCTCCCGCTGGAAGCCGTCGCGATAGTGGACGCGAAAGTGGAAAAGATCATCGACCGGGTCGGCCCGGACCGGCTGAAGAACATCGTGAACGGCGCGATGTGGCAAGCCGACCCCGAACGCGCCCAAGCCCAAGCCGAAGAACTCGCCCGCTCACGCGGCGTATGGGTAGGCCGATCCGACTCGCTAGGCACCAACACCCTGTTCGTCAGGGCCGCCACCGGCGACGTGATCCAAGTCGACGCAACTATCCAAGCACTGGCCGACGCGCTGAAGGCACTGGGCGACCCCGACCCGGTGGACAGGCGACGCGCCAAAGCAATCGGCTGGCTGGCCGACCCCGCCGACGCCATCAAACTCCTCCACGCCGCCCGCCACCTCGCCACCAACCCACCCCACCCAGCCGAGCGTCGAGCACCCCAGCCCAGCCCAGGCGAGCGCCGAGCAGCCGAGTCTGCCCCAGGCGAGCGTCGAACAGCCGAGTCTGCCCCGGGCGAGCGTCGGACAGCCGGGTCCAGCCCACGCGAGCGCCGAGCAGCCGAGTCTGCCCCGGGCGGGGACGGCACAGGCACAGGCAGCCACGGACCGAGCGGGCTCGGCTCAGGCGGGCACGGCTCAGGCGAGCACGGACCGAGCGGGCACGGCTCAGGCAGATCCCGGTCCGGCCAGGCGGCCGAGACCACGCCGGACCACCCCACCGAGGCCAGGACCGATGTCCGGGGCGAAGCCCGGGTAAGTGGGCACGCCGGTCACCGCGATGACGATCCGGCTGAGTCCCTAGCCGGCCGATCGGCCGAGTCCCAGGTCGGCCATCCAGACGGCGATCCAGGCAAGGTCACCCAAAAGCAGCCTGCTGAGGAAGAGGTAGCTCGGGAGGAGCAGTGGCTTCGGGGTGCGGGCTGGCAATTGGCTGCCGATGGATGGGATCAGTCGTACATTCCGGATTCGGATCAGCGAGGACTTGATGAACCTCCACCAGTCGAGGAACCGCCACCACCAGACGACCTGGTGCCCGACGGACACCCGTCGCCGGATGGCCCGATGCCCGGCGACCCACTGCGACATGTGCCGCTGCCGGACGTGCCACTGCAGGATGCGCCATCGCCGGACGCGCCGCTGCAGGGTGTGCCGGTGTCGGATGGGCCGTTGGCAGGGCTGCTGCCTGCGGCTGGAGGCGCGTGCGTACCTGCGGCTGGAGGCGCGTGCGTACCTGCGGCTGGTGGCACGGGCGTAGCTGCGGGTAGAAGCACGGGCGTTCCTGCGGGTGGAGGCGCAGGCGTTCCTGCGGGTGGAGGCGCAGGCGTTCCTGCGGGTGGAGGCGCAGGCGTTCCTGCGGGTGGAGGCGCAGGCGTACCTGAGGCTGGAGGCGCGCGGGGCGGTGCGGTTTGGGAGGGCGATGAGTTTCGGCGGGGGTCGTTGAGTAGCCGGTTGGCCGAGATCAAGGACAGTGCTCGTACTGGCGAGGCGCGGGCCGGTGCGGGGGCGGCTCGGGTGGAGGTCAAGGTGCACCTGAGTGCCGAGGACTTGGCCGCGCTGGCTCGCAGTGGACCACATGGCGAGGGCGCGGGCGGGAGTGGCGATAAGGGTGGTCGTGGTCGCGATAAGGGTGGTCGTGGTCGCGATAAGGGTGGTCGTGGTGACGATAAGGGTGGTGGGGTGATGCGGGTGGAAGGTGTGGGGCCGGTGTTGGCGTCACTGCTCAAGGAAGTGCTGGGGCATGACAAGGTCGTGCTCAAACCCGTCATCGACCTGCGCGAACGGGTCAGCGTTGACGCCCATGAGATCCCGGCACGTATC
Encoded here:
- a CDS encoding NAD(P)-binding domain-containing protein — its product is MAVIGGGQAGLATGFYLRRAGLVPGVDFVILDAAEQPGGAWARMWPTLRTFSPAQYSSLPGWMMPSYAGYPPAGHVVDYLTRYEERYDLSVQRPVRVHRVERADGGLLVRTDKGDWLAEHVVSATGTWSRPFFPTYPGRFRGQQLHTAQYHRAADFAGQRVAIIGGGNSAAQILAEVSAVADTTWLTQRPPRFLPDDVDGRALFNLATARRQALATPAGSTTSTSTTASASTTASASTTAAGSTTAAGVGGLGDIVMVEAVREARARGVLDAHPMLTHLTDTGFSLPDGTDQQVDTIIWCTGFRPALAHLAPLALRERDGRIATAETQALRESRLHLVGYGDWTGPASATLIGVGQTTRPLAAALTN
- a CDS encoding serine hydrolase domain-containing protein, with the protein product MFIRRTIATVATAAALLTAIGATATQASADVIVDPSVDTSAMGASIAKALGGGNTVGFAYAIAENGQYATSGSAGKARTGPDGNVNFTSTTRMEIASSTKNFTAVAVQKLIEKTPGLTVNSPIMPFLPLSFQQKADASWDKVTFRHLLNHTSGLEQLEQTLTAAQLAQYNKSYTGVEFAVGLKLTVPSPGLYTNMNYAVLRLIIPRLWRDVEPNRGVPVVSSTNSGLWALNYVNERLLAPAGIAPTSCISANPSTAALAYNVNDVANGGVFYQLSGVGFEQCAGHRGLHLSAMDLVRWQAHLAHGTIISPAVRLQMDSLKLGWRGGSNSGSNTGIYWHDGLLQFNGTELNTCHAKFPGGVEASVLFNSQNRGGVSPCTVLINAYNAGK